TTTTAACTACACTGCTACACTGCATTTGTAGCCAAGTTTAGTTTTGGGACTTTGTACACGACATTTTGAACTTTTTGTACTTTAAAGCGACGGGGGAGGACATGTTTGTCTGCAAACTGGTTTCGGTGTTTCTTGTCTTCAGTTTGTCAGGTGAGTTCACCTTTCGTCGAAGAAACAATATTGTACTTTGTTAAGTTTTTGTTGATTCTACAGTCTGTTACCGTGACGCGTGTACATATACGTTTGTAAGCGTATTACCTATTATAATGTCATGAACTCGGGGTCCTCCACAAAGACTTGTTTCTTTGTATAAAATATTATGAAGATGAAGTGTATCAACAAATTCTTTTCTTCACTGTTTGTAGAAACGAATTGTCTGATACATTTTCAAACAAACGAGCATTCTTAACTAACCTGTAGTCATGGGTAATGCTTTGTCTAACCACTACCGTACTTAGGCCTTCTCTACCAAACAACCATAGGCAATTGGAGCGTTCATTCTCCAGAGCGGAAAGCTGTACTTTGACGATGTTATCTTTTTTAAAGTCACCTTGAACACAAATTCAACAGTTATTGAGCTCCCTTATCTGCATGTTTCAGGTTAGtattcctccccccacccccgaaaCTCGCACCGCAACCAGACAAACAAGGAAGTGTCCTCTGCTTTCGTTTAAAACACTTCTTAGTTCCATTGTTTTGGTCCAGGAACACCTCAACCACCACTACATTTGGGTTCATACAGGATATTATCTGAGCGGATAATATACTGACCTGATTCCTGTGTAGTGCTATACCCGCTAGACCTCTAGGTATCTGAGTGGAAAGGAAGGCCCCATACATGAGGCTCATTTACCAAACATTTGATTCAttcaaattcagtcttttatccaaagtgacgtacaAGTAGTGCATGTTAAGTATAGCCCCTTACCTCAATAGAAGATGAAGAACACTTTACAGGTGATTGGGAAATGAGCAGCTCTTGTTGCACTGTGGGAGTCACAAGCTAAACAAAGGAAGCTCTGCTGACATTGAGGATGTTGCTCAGGTTTATTTATCAATTGTTTCATCTTGATGCTGATTATCAAAgccaatataataataataataataattcatttttTTATAGGGCtttttaatcagaatcagaatcagaatcagaaagggatttattcgccatgaaagtttgcacagacaaggaatttgctttggcaggaaggtgcatacaataaacatatacctaaaatttaaatatgtggactaactatactaagggtacgtaaactagcagtactaagtgggataaatataagttgccgtaaattacaatataaaaatacaaaaatacaaatattacaaaaaatacaaaatacccAAAGTCGCTTTATAAGTGTGAAGACAAGCAAAACAAGacaacagtaaaatataaagTCAAAGGATTGAACAAAACAGAAAAACGGAACATTATAAAGAAAAACTAACATATAAGTCTaatagtggaggggagggagcaggggatgtTCAGGTGAAGGCGAGGTTGAAAATGTGGGTTTTGAGGGATTGTTTAAATAGTGCTTGTTGGGAGCCAGATGGATAGGGAGGTCATTCCAGAGGGAGGGTGCAGCAGCAGAGAAGGCCCTGTCACCCCAGGTCCAGTGCTTAGTCCTGATGGTTTTAAGAGTGTTTGCGCTGGCGGACCTGAAGCTCTCAAATATCTCTCAAAGATGTTGATGGTTGGGATGTTTTATCCGGCGCAACATAAAAATAGTGCAAATAGAAAGTACATTGGACTACAACATCTGTGTGGGATTAAGCTTTCCTGTAGTGTAGTCTGCTTATCACTAGAGCACAAGAACTGTTTTTAAAGTGTGAGGTAAAAAGTCCTTCAGTCCATATTTCCAAGTGCCTGTTAGTCAGCCGGCACAGTTCAACCTAGAGAGAAGACGGTGTCTCTCCACTCTTAAAATACCTAGAGGGCAGATGCTCTGAGGGTTTGAGGAGTGGAGGATGATATGTTTCAGTGGTAGTTTAGAGCAGGTCATGTACCGGGTCTTAAACTGTTGTGTGGCTTTATATGAGATATTAATTGCGTCCTTTTTGTCGAGTTCATTTTCTAATTGTTGTTTTATATCTCCACAGATGCAGCCTTCGATGTCACAACATCCACCCCAGATGTAAAGGTCAAAGAGAATGAGGGTATGTTTTACTCTGGAGTCAAGTATGCTCTGTGGCATTTGATATGGCTGTTTTGTCTAGTCATTGCCATGAATTAAATATGAAAGAAATAGTTTAGCGAATTGTTTTGAAAATGCTCATGTCTCTTAGTTCCTAGCTACGGATGGTCCCTGTTCCTGATAATCTGTATTGTTTCCTAAAGGTGTTGATCTGACCTGTAGCAACACGGCAGACTTTGGGGCGGATGCCAGAGTGGAGTGGAAGTTTAAGAACAAAGGCTCCACAGCTTATGTGATCTTTGGTGGGAAACCGACCAGTACGTACAAACTCTGTTCTTGTGATGAAAAAAATGTCGCGTGTGGGCTAATTAAAGATTTTGGTGGATAACctgaccattttttttttttctttctcccgcCGGAATCGAATTAACTGTAATATGAACATGACTAAACAAGTTTAGGAGAGCTTTGGGGACAAAAAGGCAGCACTGACATTCCACAAAGATTCTGAAGAATATTGAATGAAACATTGTATATGTATTTGATCAtgtataaaataataataaaaaaagttgCTAAATGTTGTATTCCCACCTGAGCGAGTAAAACGGATACAAACAAACTAACATCGGCCAAACAAGTAGGACTGTCGGACCATAGAactataaaatacatttttccAATGTTTTTGTCCTAACATAATGTTGTGTTTTCCCATAGCACCGTACGCAGGGAGAGTGACTAAATTCGATGGGAGAATCCGGTTCAGCAAAGTCACCCGTCAGGACACTGGGGAGTATAGCTGTGAGGTGTCTGGTAATAGCAAGTATGGAGAAGCCAAAATCCAGCTGACTGTTTTAGGTAAGGCCTTTTTAAAAGCATCACCCCTGCTCATACTCATTTAATTATACCCCTCCCCCCGTACTTCCCTtcagataaaagcatctgctaaaggaAATGTTTCCTTTATTATACAATATAATTTATTGATTACTGTGCTGTGAATCCCGCTGCGTGCGTTTTGTGTGGTGCTTCTCTGCAGTTCCCCCGTCGGTGCCCACGTGTCTtgtgccctcctcccccaccactgGGGGCACTGTGGTGCTGGCTTGCAGTGACCCGGACGCCTcgccccccgccacctacaAATGGTACAAAAACGGCACCCCACTCCCCGTGGATCCCAAGAAGTTCCCCGAGTTCAAGAACTTCACCTACTCGCTGAACCCTACCACAGGAAACCTGGTGAGGCACTCTTCaccttcctcatcctcaccttcctcctcctcacaccatcTTTTTTGTTCATTATGTTATTTTGTCAACAGCAGCAAGGTGTGTGCGTGGTGGATAGAATGATGAATAGATGTAGATTTATTTATGAATGACTAAAATACTAATCGAAATGCTTTTCCTCGTGATCAATATAAACATCTTAACTTTACCCACAATCCTCCAGGAGTTTCCGTCAGTAGCTCTGGTGGATTCTGCAGACTACTACTGCGAGTCGTCCAACATGGCGGGGCCCTCTCAACGCTGCCAGGCTAGGAAGATGGAAGTTCGTAAGTCAGCGCTTTTACTTTTCCTGTTCGGAGTGTTGGGCAACAAACCTTATTTCTTGTTTTTCCATCATCTGAAAGTGTTGCTGAAAGGAACTTAACATTTGATCCAATGTATTTCGTGGTGTTACTCGGTCAGAATTTTGACTTGATATCATTACTGGCACAGTTAAAACCATGTATGTTGTTTTGGATAAGTGTCTTCTGAATGAATGAAGGGTTTTAAAGTTGAGGTGTGCTTCTTGTTCCATGTCAGTTCAAGTCTGGGTTGGAAGTTTCTCTAATGCTGAAACCTGCATGAGCCGCTTATGCCATGCTCAAACAATGTGCTCTGTGATTCTATACAGTGATCCTATCCAGCTAGTTTATATGTAACCAGCCTGGCTGGAGTAATGTGTGACTGTTGTCCTGTCTCTGTTTAGGGGAGATGAACACTGGAGGTATTGTTGCCGGGGTGATCGTGGCCCTCCTGGCGGTGGCCTTGCTGGTGTTTGGTCTCTGGTACGCCAGTCGCAAAGGATACCTACCTAGTgagttcccctccccctcctgatcCAAACACTCATTGTCTCCTCTCAGTAGACTTTCTGTACGGTCCCGTTCATGTCTAAATTGGCCGATTGAAAGATGGCTGCCTGACTCGTTTTtgtgttctctccccccctccctccctccttacagAGAAGAGCGAAAGGTAAGACGAGACCTCTTGTAGCTGGTGCATGCATGAGCTGATGGAGGGGCTTCTGGACCAGAGGGGTCTTGTTATACATGTTGGTTATGTGGACTAGTTGATGTCACTGACTCTCTCTGATGTTCACAGCAAACCCAAACCCTCAGTGGTCTACCAGCCCACGTCAGAGTACGGCGATGAGGAGGATGTAAGTATCACTTCTCACATTTTTCAGGGTTTATTTACCTTTCCTTTGTCTTCCTTCGGCCATGTTTAGATAGCAGGAAGTGAAAGCTCGCCACATGTTCTAATGAAAGTAGTTTAATGAGTGCGGGGAAAGAAAGTACACTAAATAATATTACTAGTCTTATCTCATTTGATCACTTGCCAATTCAATCTTGTACATTgccatagctcagtggttaagaGCACTTGACTGCATTTGGATAAAAACGTCTGATAAATATGAACATTATTAACATTGATAGCCAAAGTAGAAGGGTATAATATCTCTTATTTCTGCctcagggtggtggtggtgagttCAGACAGAAATCGTCCTTTGTGGTGTAGTCTGTCTGGTGCTGTTACATGTCAACGACGGACCCAGGACCACACTGCCCTTTCTCTGATCAGATTGTGTCTAATTTAATCTTTTAATAGTGTTTTATCTTAAAATGACCTGTATTAGCTTAAACGTGTTTTGATAGACCAAGATGTTTTCTTCTTAAATATTGCTTTTCTCTGAGAAATTCAGAATAGCAGACATAAACCAGACTTTCTTCCATTTGTGAATACCTCAGATCTGTGTGATTTTGATCTTGTAAATGTGTGCTTTTAAGTTCAATTGTGAAATGGTTTGTTTACAATATCCATAGATAATTTGTTTTAAAGATGGTTGTTGTGGtgcattattttattattgacATCTTTAttgcaatttgtgtgtgtgcttgtagatGTATATACCTTGATAATCTGGTTAGTTGGACTTTAGCACTCACATTGAACACCATGTTAATCTAAATTCATTGTACAACCAAATGTAGATGAACAACATAAAATGCAGTTTCAAATGGTCGTAGTCCATGTACGTTAGTAGGCCTATGCCATGTAAAATAGATTAGCCAACATTAGATTGAAGGATTATGGACTGTCgacacgtatatatatatagtttttttttttaaataaaatgtatttctctTGATGTCTGTTTTGCTTAAAATTGTGGCCCTTGTCGGTTttagtcgcacacacacacacacacacacacacacacacacacacacacacacacacacacacacacacacacacacacacacacacaccacaaggtgGCAAGCTGACCACGTCTCCTCGTTATGCTTACGATAGTTTAGATAGGCTACACGTTTTTTTCCTCACGTCTTTTTCTATTTAGTGTACAGTGTCCTCTttatttgacaaaaaaaaaacccgGTGCTTATCGTATTTTATAACGTTTTACTTGAGATGCGGAGGGCGTCTGTAGGCATATTTGTTTAGGGACGAAGACTGCGTTGTTACACATTGTCCAAACCAACATGTTAATCATTCAGCCACTCTGGATTCCAC
This window of the Osmerus mordax isolate fOsmMor3 chromosome 19, fOsmMor3.pri, whole genome shotgun sequence genome carries:
- the f11r.1 gene encoding F11 receptor, tandem duplicate 1, giving the protein MFVCKLVSVFLVFSLSDAAFDVTTSTPDVKVKENEGVDLTCSNTADFGADARVEWKFKNKGSTAYVIFGGKPTTPYAGRVTKFDGRIRFSKVTRQDTGEYSCEVSGNSKYGEAKIQLTVLVPPSVPTCLVPSSPTTGGTVVLACSDPDASPPATYKWYKNGTPLPVDPKKFPEFKNFTYSLNPTTGNLEFPSVALVDSADYYCESSNMAGPSQRCQARKMEVREMNTGGIVAGVIVALLAVALLVFGLWYASRKGYLPKKSESKPKPSVVYQPTSEYGDEEDGGGGEFRQKSSFVV